In Fusarium oxysporum f. sp. lycopersici 4287 supercont2.66 genomic scaffold, whole genome shotgun sequence, the following are encoded in one genomic region:
- a CDS encoding uncharacterized protein (At least one base has a quality score < 10) codes for MLRSLEVTYLTLLHPEMYLYSVSPTWPSGYLLSITFGLGSIYIMITMKALVLTPKDKLVTIQDIPVPEPGPLEILVRVGAVALNRVDWLYTTNPVAAQDYRVVGSDFAGEVVKVGSDLDKVDDPRVKVGTRVASFVQGACSVNERPGAFAQYVCIEWNLAWHVPDSMSLEEAAGISMCGLTAAQGVFSRLQLPCPFAETDGFNRLGLKSGEPVNVLIYGATASLGLFAAQLVRLSAKYSGSRINLIGVASASKHDLLRAKTYSFDVLIDYHDADWTEQAKKLTANTGGVHYAVDAVSVSPTVERVESVLAPEGCFAVYRSPALGKFDINKLRVKPLIGAVWEGLGVEIGYQGASIAANPQARKFAAGFFKFLGSGAPQGKVKLESNPVRQMHGGLDKIAEEGLPLVSPNKVPGVRAVSAEKVVYTIA; via the exons CAATTTACATCATGATCACAATGAAAGCTCTAGTCCTGACCCCAAAAGATAAACTTGTCACTATACAAGACATCCCCGTTCCTGAACCAGGCCCTTTGGAGATATTGGTCCGTGTCGGTGCCGTTGCCTTGAATCGAGTTGACTGGCTATACACTACCAACCCTGTAGCTGCGCAAGACTACCGTGTGGTAGGAAGTGATTTCGCAGGCGAGGTTGTAAAGGTTGGCTCAGACCTTGATAAAGTTGATGATCCTCGAGTTAAAGTCGGCACACGTGTTGCGAGTTTTGTGCAGGGAG CTTGCTCCGTCAACGAACGACCGGGCGCATTTGCTCAATATGTCTGCATTGAGTGGAATTTAGCATGGCATGTCCCCGATAGCATGTCCCTTGAAGAAGCCGCAGGCATCAGCATGTGCGGTCTCACTGCAGCCCAGGGAGTTTTCAGTCGCCTTCAACTTCCCTGTCCGTTTGCCGAAACCGATGGTTTTAATCGTCTTGGCCTGAAATCTGGCGAGCCTGTCAACGTTCTCATCTACGGAGCGACTGCATCTCTTGGTCTTTTTGCGGCTCAATTGGTCCGCTTGAGCGCGAAATATTCGGGCTCTCGTATAAATCTCATTGGAGTAGCGAGTGCCTCGAAACACGACCTACTTCGAGCAAAGACCTATTCTTTTGATGTTCTGATTGACTATCACGATGCCGATTGGACTGAGCAAGCCAAGAAACTGACTGCGAACACTGGTGGAGTGCACTATGCAGTTGATGCTGTATCTGTTTCCCCAACTGTCGAGCGGGTTGAATCGGTTCTGGCTCCTGAGGGTTGCTTCGCAGTATATCGAAGTCCAGCACTGGGAAAATTCGACATCAACAAATTACGCGTCAAGCCTTTGATTGGCGCTGTATGGGAGGGCCTGGGAGTTGAGATTGGCTACCAAG GTGCGAGTATTGCAGCGAACCCTCAAGCACGCAAATTTGCCGCTGGGTTCTTTAAATTCCTTGGTTCAGGAGCTCCGCAGGGCAAGGTCAAGCTGGAAAGCAACCCTGTTCGTCAGATGCATGGTGGTCTTGATAAAATTGCCGAAGAGGGCCTGCCACTTGTATCCCCGAACAAGGTTCCTGGAGTTCGTGCAGTTAGTGCCGAGAAGGTTGTCTACACAATCGCGTAG